Proteins from a single region of Sediminitomix flava:
- a CDS encoding LruC domain-containing protein yields the protein MRILTYLSFLCAALFSCTQEENVPTLITQQTNTGTISTMNELQVPDQFSWSASLPLDLTVEFQNIGETNFNLENELVLLLDMEGNQLTQALIKNNSVSFTGKLPHTLSKLQIYFPKTQNVLEVLPDEGDIFMEVATFSPSDILEIDNQYPFINGLKYLALDVEKNSNSNKRVQSTNLLQDGTLDGSLTVLPNDNWWPHFLLNEGGWYTSSRSNYQAIHGTESNNQFAEPLETHLLLGQTIDISAGGEYELSADIKHMHLYFHIMYYSGAETVGSSNVISQDQRTHANGSHHWKNKSFSFTPPQGATKATIYISGYDQGNGSAKIDNITLTGTVLDSDNDGVNDDIDIYPNDATKAFFERYPAEGYRSVLFEDLWPYQGDYDFNDVVVSTIVNTIKNADNNIVHLSISMDIDANGGDFNSDVMIRLLKADKTPFEQQIITSVGGANGYEPGTEEISSNLIKVISNNQKLGYKNNGDGANGDVQNKRFSIVIDPALEIKNIDPEIFICRTFDRSHEIHGDGYPVTSNFNSAMQNTGHDGGNFMTSEGYPWRLEIFSSTKFDHPKEGVSIINAYPQFANWVQNNKQSYTDWMETPLESKVFDMD from the coding sequence TTGATCTAACCGTAGAATTTCAAAATATTGGTGAGACCAATTTCAACCTAGAAAATGAATTGGTACTGCTTTTAGATATGGAAGGAAATCAACTGACGCAAGCACTTATAAAAAACAATAGTGTTTCTTTTACTGGAAAACTTCCGCATACTTTAAGCAAGCTTCAAATCTACTTCCCAAAAACTCAAAATGTATTGGAAGTACTTCCTGATGAAGGTGATATTTTTATGGAGGTCGCAACTTTTAGTCCTTCAGATATTCTGGAAATAGACAATCAATATCCATTCATTAATGGATTGAAGTACTTGGCACTTGATGTAGAAAAAAACTCGAATAGCAATAAGAGAGTCCAATCAACGAACTTACTTCAAGATGGCACTTTAGATGGTAGCCTTACGGTACTACCCAATGATAACTGGTGGCCGCACTTCCTATTAAATGAAGGTGGATGGTATACATCATCAAGATCAAACTATCAAGCAATACACGGAACTGAAAGTAATAATCAATTTGCAGAGCCTCTTGAAACACACTTACTACTAGGTCAAACTATTGATATTTCGGCAGGTGGTGAATATGAACTTTCAGCTGATATCAAACATATGCATCTGTATTTTCACATCATGTATTATTCAGGCGCTGAAACTGTAGGAAGCAGTAATGTTATTTCTCAAGATCAAAGAACACATGCTAATGGTTCTCATCATTGGAAAAATAAATCATTTTCATTCACACCTCCTCAAGGGGCTACTAAAGCTACAATTTATATTTCGGGTTATGACCAAGGAAATGGCTCTGCTAAAATAGATAACATTACATTGACGGGCACAGTTTTAGACAGCGATAATGATGGAGTAAATGATGATATCGATATCTATCCGAATGATGCTACAAAAGCTTTCTTTGAGAGATATCCTGCAGAAGGTTATAGATCTGTTCTTTTTGAAGATTTATGGCCTTACCAAGGAGATTATGATTTTAATGATGTAGTGGTTTCCACAATAGTGAACACCATTAAAAATGCAGATAATAATATTGTACACCTATCAATTAGTATGGACATAGATGCAAATGGAGGAGACTTCAATTCAGATGTAATGATCCGACTTTTGAAAGCTGATAAAACTCCATTTGAACAACAAATTATAACGAGTGTAGGTGGAGCAAATGGCTATGAACCTGGTACGGAAGAAATTTCAAGTAACCTTATCAAGGTAATATCAAATAATCAGAAATTAGGTTATAAAAATAATGGAGATGGAGCAAATGGAGATGTTCAGAATAAAAGGTTTTCTATTGTTATTGATCCTGCATTGGAGATAAAAAACATTGATCCAGAAATCTTTATCTGTCGTACTTTTGATCGATCTCATGAAATTCATGGAGATGGATACCCTGTAACATCAAACTTTAATTCAGCAATGCAAAATACAGGACATGACGGTGGAAACTTTATGACTTCAGAAGGCTACCCTTGGAGACTTGAGATATTTTCAAGTACAAAGTTCGACCATCCTAAAGAAGGTGTGAGCATCATCAATGCCTATCCACAATTTGCCAATTGGGTACAAAACAACAAACAAAGTTATACGGATTGGATGGAGACTCCTTTAGAAAGTAAAGTCTTTGATATGGACTAA
- a CDS encoding RagB/SusD family nutrient uptake outer membrane protein: MKKYIIPILFTCGLSMGTLTSCEDYLETPLNGGVASENFFQNDDHAEMSVTVAYDMLIWHHNQWGWGSPILSKILPSDEGQCGGGGAGDQPGYQTLDDYAFDASNDKVLATWGVNYFGIYRANLAINNIDPESDFRKRLIAEAKALRAYYYMELVSLWGDVPLVLEELIVSEYNQARTPAAEVYQQIEKDLTEAIADLPLKSEYSSADQFRISKGTAQTLLGKAYLFQEKYSEAASTFASVISSGEYQLEMDYATVFSTEGEFGVESILEGSYSNSQAYNWGNFPWGQRAQSNIHTQLMGPRAGAVVDLDMLDGWGFLLPSPKLYDAYEAEGDVVRRSAVIITAQEFIDSDLQAQRDAGVAEDELVTPDFSEFHDFEGFFRAKFGTYLDETSTNGETALNYGSNWRLLRFSDVLLMAAEAYHKSGNDAQALVELNKVRERVSLTPLMGVTGNDLFEAIVKERFLELAFEGQRYVDLKRWGLAERELGDLGYQAKHALWPIPQSELVAATNLTQNPNW; the protein is encoded by the coding sequence ATGAAAAAATATATAATCCCAATACTTTTTACTTGTGGTCTTTCTATGGGGACGTTAACCTCTTGTGAAGATTATTTAGAGACACCGTTGAATGGTGGAGTAGCAAGTGAAAATTTCTTTCAGAATGATGATCATGCTGAAATGTCTGTGACCGTAGCCTATGATATGTTAATCTGGCACCATAATCAATGGGGTTGGGGTAGCCCAATTCTTTCAAAGATATTACCATCTGATGAAGGTCAGTGTGGTGGTGGTGGTGCAGGTGACCAACCAGGTTATCAAACCTTAGATGATTATGCTTTTGATGCTTCCAACGATAAGGTTTTGGCTACTTGGGGGGTAAATTACTTTGGAATTTACAGAGCAAACCTTGCGATCAATAACATTGATCCAGAAAGTGATTTCCGTAAAAGACTTATTGCAGAAGCAAAAGCTTTGAGAGCATATTATTACATGGAATTGGTTTCTCTTTGGGGAGATGTTCCTTTGGTGCTTGAGGAACTTATCGTTTCTGAGTATAACCAAGCAAGAACACCCGCGGCTGAAGTTTATCAACAAATTGAAAAAGATTTAACGGAAGCAATTGCGGATTTGCCTCTAAAAAGTGAGTATTCTTCTGCTGATCAATTCCGTATTTCTAAAGGAACAGCACAAACTTTACTAGGAAAGGCTTACCTTTTCCAAGAGAAATATAGCGAGGCAGCAAGTACATTTGCTTCTGTAATTTCTTCTGGAGAATATCAGTTGGAGATGGATTATGCAACTGTTTTTAGTACAGAAGGCGAGTTTGGAGTAGAGTCAATTCTTGAGGGTTCATATTCTAATTCTCAAGCGTATAACTGGGGGAATTTCCCTTGGGGACAAAGAGCACAATCTAATATCCATACACAATTGATGGGGCCAAGAGCTGGAGCTGTTGTTGATTTAGATATGTTGGATGGCTGGGGATTCTTGTTGCCAAGTCCGAAACTTTACGATGCTTATGAAGCAGAAGGTGATGTAGTAAGACGATCTGCTGTAATTATTACCGCTCAAGAATTTATTGATTCAGACTTGCAAGCACAAAGAGATGCAGGAGTAGCAGAGGATGAACTTGTAACACCTGATTTTAGTGAATTCCATGATTTTGAAGGCTTCTTCAGAGCTAAGTTTGGTACTTATTTAGATGAGACCAGTACTAATGGAGAAACGGCATTAAACTATGGTTCAAACTGGAGATTGCTTCGCTTTTCTGATGTATTACTTATGGCGGCAGAGGCTTACCATAAATCTGGGAATGATGCACAAGCCTTGGTTGAATTGAATAAAGTAAGAGAAAGAGTTTCATTGACTCCTCTGATGGGAGTAACTGGCAACGATTTGTTTGAAGCCATTGTAAAAGAGCGTTTCCTTGAACTTGCTTTTGAAGGACAGAGATATGTAGACTTAAAGAGATGGGGGTTAGCAGAAAGAGAGTTAGGTGATTTGGGATATCAGGCTAAACATGCTTTATGGCCAATCCCTCAATCAGAGTTAGTGGCGGCTACTAATCTTACTCAGAATCCGAACTGGTAG